One Mesoplodon densirostris isolate mMesDen1 chromosome X, mMesDen1 primary haplotype, whole genome shotgun sequence genomic region harbors:
- the INTS6L gene encoding integrator complex subunit 6-like isoform X6, producing MSELKNLQASGLTTLGQALRSSFDLLNLNRLISGIDNYGQGRNPFFLEPSILITITDGNKLTSTAGVQEELHLPLNSPLPGSELTKEPFRWDQRLFALVLRLPGLASTEPEQLGSVPTDESAITQMCEVTGGRSYCVRTQRMLNQCLESLVQKVQSGVVINFEKTGPDPLPIGEDGLMDSSRPSNSFAAQPWHSCHKLIYVRPNSKTGVPVGHWPIPESFWPDQNLPSLPPRTSHPVVRFSCVDCEPMVIDKLPFDKYELEPSPLTQYILERKSPHTCWQVFVTSSGKYNELGYPFGYLKASTTLTCVNLFVMPYNYPVLLPLLDDLFKVHKLKPNVKWRQAFDSYLKTLPPYYLLPLKKALRMMGAPNLISDNLDCGLSYSVISYLKKLSQQTKLESERILASVGKKPPQEIGIKVKNHSGGGVSLTHNKNFRKLLKEIIGETAPRLAELNTKEFAGFQIGLLNKDLKPQTYRNAYDIPRRGLLDQLTRMRSNLLKTHKFIVGQDEDSLHSVPVAQMGNYQEYLKTLASPLREIDPDQPKRLHTFGNPFKQDKKGMMIDEADEFVTGPQNKVKRPGEPSSPLTSKRRRSMSLLLRKPQTPPTVTNHVGGKGPPSASWFPSYPNLIKPTLVHTDVTATHDADEVKMEYGPIPPDGCLSKSAAPELVNVAGDSILPDQVDSLSDDFTSLRKDDLMHNPGSNALVGGTKICNVSVDDRKVSATSALETGPNTSQITPAMAQGINADIKHQLMKEVRKFGRKYERIFILLEGVQGPLAVRKQFIEFTIKEAARFKRRVLIQYLEKVLEKIESHHLLKNVNHINRRL from the exons ATGAGTGAACTAAAAAATCTTCAGGCTTCTGGACTGACTACTCTTGGTCAGGCTCTAAGATCCTCATTTGATTTGTTAAATCTCAATAGATTAATATCTGGAATAGACAATTATGGACAG ggGAGAAATCCATTTTTTTTAGAACCATCTATTTTAATTACCATCACAGATGGAAACAAGTTAACAAGTACTGCTGGTGTTCAAGAAGAG CTTCATCTGCCTTTGAATTCTCCTCTGCCTGGAAGTGAACTAACCAAAGAACCTTTTCGTTGGGATCAAAGGTTATTTGCCCTGGTGTTGCGTTTGCCTGGATTGGCTTCTACTGAACCAGAGCAGCTAGGGAGTGTACCAACTGATGAATCTGCCATCACACAGATGTGTGAAGTCACAGGAG GTCGCTCCTACTGTGTTAGAACACAGAGAATGTTGAATCAATGTTTAGAATCTTTAGTTCAAAAAGTTCAGAGTGGTGTAGTTATTAACTTTGAAAAAACGGGACCAGATCCACTTCCTATTGGAGAAG ATGGACTTATGGATTCATCCAGGCCAAGCAATTCATTTGCTGCTCAACCATGGCATAGCTGTCATAAGCTCATTTATGTGCGACCTAACTCTAAGACTGGTGTTCCTGTTGGACATTGGCCAATTCCAGAATCTTTTTGGCCAGATCAGAATTTACCTTCACTA CCTCCACGAACATCTCATCCTGTTGTGAGGTTCTCCTGTGTAGATTGTGAGCCAATGGTAATAGACAAACTTCCCTTTGACAAATATGAACTTGAACCTTCACCCTTAACTCAGTACATCCTGGAACGAAAGTCTCCCCATACCTGCTGGCAG GTATTTGTTACTAGCAGTGGAAAATACAATGAACTTGGATATCCATTTGGTTATTTAAAAGCCAGTACGACTTTAACTTGTGTAAACCTCTTTGTGATGCCGTACAACTACCCAGTTTTACTCCCTCTTTTAG ATGACTTGTTTAAAGTTCACAAGCTTAAGCCAAATGTGAAGTGGCGACAGGCTTTCGACAGCTACTTAAAAACTCTGCCTCCATACTACTTATTA CCATTAAAGAAAGCACTAAGGATGATGGGAGCTCCAAATCTGATATCAGATAATTTAGATTGTGGACTTAGTTACAGTGTTATCTCTTACCTTAAAAAACTCAGCCAACAG ACCAAACTAGAGTCAGAACGAATACTAGCATCAGTGGGGAAGAAACCTCCCCAGGAAATTGGAATCAAAGTGAAAAATCATTCTGGAGGTGGAGTGTCCTTGActcacaataaaaattttagaaaactattGAAAGAAATCATAGGAGAAACAGCACCGAGACTGGCAGAATTGAATACCAAAGAATTTGCCGGCTTCCAAATAGGGCTCTTAAACAAG GATTTGAAACCTCAGACATATAGAAATGCTTATGATATTCCACGTAGAGGTCTTTTAGACCAGTTAACCAGAATGCGATCCAATCTGCTGAAAACACACAAGTTTATTGTTGGTCAAGATGAAG ATTCCCTTCATAGTGTTCCAGTCGCACAAATGGGTAACTATCAGGAATATCTAAAGACACTGGCTTCTCCACTTCGAGAGATTGATCCAGATCAACCAAAAAGACTACATACTTTTGGCAATCCATTTAAACAAGATAAGAAG GGAATGATGATTGATGAAGCAGATGAGTTTGTAACAGGGCCACAAAACAAAGTGAAACGTCCTGGAGAACCCAGCAGTCCTCTGACATCTAAGAGAAGGCGGAGTATGTCCCTGCTGTTGAGGAAACCACAAACACCACCTACTGTAACTAACCACGTGGGCGGAAAGGGACCACCCTCAGCCTCGTGGTTCCCATCTTATCCAAACCTCATAAAACCCACCCTTGTACATACAG ATGTTACTGCCACTCACGATGCTGATGAGGTGAAGATGGAATATGGTCCAATCCCACCCGATGGCTGCTTGTCAAAGTCTGCTGCCCCAGAGCTTGTGAACGTGGCAGGAGATAGTATCCTGCCCGACCAAGTGGATTCTCTGTCTGATGATTTCACTAGTCTCAGGAAAGATGACCTGATGCACAATCCTGGTAGTAATGCACTCGTAGGAGGAACCAAGATCTGCAATGTCTCTGTAGATGATCGAAAAGTCTCGGCAACATCTGCTTTGGAAACTGGGCCAAATACATCGCAAATAACTCCTGCTATGGCACAAGGAATCAATGCTGATATAAAACACCAGTTAATGAAGGAAGTTCGAAAATTTGGGCGAA AGTATGAaagaattttcattttgcttgaAGGAGTGCAAGGACCTCTTGCAGTGAGGAAACAATTTATTGAATTTACCATCAAGGAAGCTGCAAG
- the INTS6L gene encoding integrator complex subunit 6-like isoform X2, whose translation MNQRTDLGTSYLDIAKGAVELFLKLRARDPASRGDRYMLVTYDEPPYCIKAGWKENHATFMSELKNLQASGLTTLGQALRSSFDLLNLNRLISGIDNYGQGRNPFFLEPSILITITDGNKLTSTAGVQEELHLPLNSPLPGSELTKEPFRWDQRLFALVLRLPGLASTEPEQLGSVPTDESAITQMCEVTGGRSYCVRTQRMLNQCLESLVQKVQSGVVINFEKTGPDPLPIGEDGLMDSSRPSNSFAAQPWHSCHKLIYVRPNSKTGVPVGHWPIPESFWPDQNLPSLPPRTSHPVVRFSCVDCEPMVIDKLPFDKYELEPSPLTQYILERKSPHTCWQVFVTSSGKYNELGYPFGYLKASTTLTCVNLFVMPYNYPVLLPLLDDLFKVHKLKPNVKWRQAFDSYLKTLPPYYLLPLKKALRMMGAPNLISDNLDCGLSYSVISYLKKLSQQTKLESERILASVGKKPPQEIGIKVKNHSGGGVSLTHNKNFRKLLKEIIGETAPRLAELNTKEFAGFQIGLLNKDLKPQTYRNAYDIPRRGLLDQLTRMRSNLLKTHKFIVGQDEDSLHSVPVAQMGNYQEYLKTLASPLREIDPDQPKRLHTFGNPFKQDKKGMMIDEADEFVTGPQNKVKRPGEPSSPLTSKRRRSMSLLLRKPQTPPTVTNHVGGKGPPSASWFPSYPNLIKPTLVHTDVTATHDADEVKMEYGPIPPDGCLSKSAAPELVNVAGDSILPDQVDSLSDDFTSLRKDDLMHNPGSNALVGGTKICNVSVDDRKVSATSALETGPNTSQITPAMAQGINADIKHQLMKEVRKFGRKYERIFILLEGVQGPLAVRKQFIEFTIKEAARFKRRVLIQYLEKVLEKIESHHLLKNVNHINRRL comes from the exons GCTGGTTGGAAGGAAAATCATGCAACATTCATGAGTGAACTAAAAAATCTTCAGGCTTCTGGACTGACTACTCTTGGTCAGGCTCTAAGATCCTCATTTGATTTGTTAAATCTCAATAGATTAATATCTGGAATAGACAATTATGGACAG ggGAGAAATCCATTTTTTTTAGAACCATCTATTTTAATTACCATCACAGATGGAAACAAGTTAACAAGTACTGCTGGTGTTCAAGAAGAG CTTCATCTGCCTTTGAATTCTCCTCTGCCTGGAAGTGAACTAACCAAAGAACCTTTTCGTTGGGATCAAAGGTTATTTGCCCTGGTGTTGCGTTTGCCTGGATTGGCTTCTACTGAACCAGAGCAGCTAGGGAGTGTACCAACTGATGAATCTGCCATCACACAGATGTGTGAAGTCACAGGAG GTCGCTCCTACTGTGTTAGAACACAGAGAATGTTGAATCAATGTTTAGAATCTTTAGTTCAAAAAGTTCAGAGTGGTGTAGTTATTAACTTTGAAAAAACGGGACCAGATCCACTTCCTATTGGAGAAG ATGGACTTATGGATTCATCCAGGCCAAGCAATTCATTTGCTGCTCAACCATGGCATAGCTGTCATAAGCTCATTTATGTGCGACCTAACTCTAAGACTGGTGTTCCTGTTGGACATTGGCCAATTCCAGAATCTTTTTGGCCAGATCAGAATTTACCTTCACTA CCTCCACGAACATCTCATCCTGTTGTGAGGTTCTCCTGTGTAGATTGTGAGCCAATGGTAATAGACAAACTTCCCTTTGACAAATATGAACTTGAACCTTCACCCTTAACTCAGTACATCCTGGAACGAAAGTCTCCCCATACCTGCTGGCAG GTATTTGTTACTAGCAGTGGAAAATACAATGAACTTGGATATCCATTTGGTTATTTAAAAGCCAGTACGACTTTAACTTGTGTAAACCTCTTTGTGATGCCGTACAACTACCCAGTTTTACTCCCTCTTTTAG ATGACTTGTTTAAAGTTCACAAGCTTAAGCCAAATGTGAAGTGGCGACAGGCTTTCGACAGCTACTTAAAAACTCTGCCTCCATACTACTTATTA CCATTAAAGAAAGCACTAAGGATGATGGGAGCTCCAAATCTGATATCAGATAATTTAGATTGTGGACTTAGTTACAGTGTTATCTCTTACCTTAAAAAACTCAGCCAACAG ACCAAACTAGAGTCAGAACGAATACTAGCATCAGTGGGGAAGAAACCTCCCCAGGAAATTGGAATCAAAGTGAAAAATCATTCTGGAGGTGGAGTGTCCTTGActcacaataaaaattttagaaaactattGAAAGAAATCATAGGAGAAACAGCACCGAGACTGGCAGAATTGAATACCAAAGAATTTGCCGGCTTCCAAATAGGGCTCTTAAACAAG GATTTGAAACCTCAGACATATAGAAATGCTTATGATATTCCACGTAGAGGTCTTTTAGACCAGTTAACCAGAATGCGATCCAATCTGCTGAAAACACACAAGTTTATTGTTGGTCAAGATGAAG ATTCCCTTCATAGTGTTCCAGTCGCACAAATGGGTAACTATCAGGAATATCTAAAGACACTGGCTTCTCCACTTCGAGAGATTGATCCAGATCAACCAAAAAGACTACATACTTTTGGCAATCCATTTAAACAAGATAAGAAG GGAATGATGATTGATGAAGCAGATGAGTTTGTAACAGGGCCACAAAACAAAGTGAAACGTCCTGGAGAACCCAGCAGTCCTCTGACATCTAAGAGAAGGCGGAGTATGTCCCTGCTGTTGAGGAAACCACAAACACCACCTACTGTAACTAACCACGTGGGCGGAAAGGGACCACCCTCAGCCTCGTGGTTCCCATCTTATCCAAACCTCATAAAACCCACCCTTGTACATACAG ATGTTACTGCCACTCACGATGCTGATGAGGTGAAGATGGAATATGGTCCAATCCCACCCGATGGCTGCTTGTCAAAGTCTGCTGCCCCAGAGCTTGTGAACGTGGCAGGAGATAGTATCCTGCCCGACCAAGTGGATTCTCTGTCTGATGATTTCACTAGTCTCAGGAAAGATGACCTGATGCACAATCCTGGTAGTAATGCACTCGTAGGAGGAACCAAGATCTGCAATGTCTCTGTAGATGATCGAAAAGTCTCGGCAACATCTGCTTTGGAAACTGGGCCAAATACATCGCAAATAACTCCTGCTATGGCACAAGGAATCAATGCTGATATAAAACACCAGTTAATGAAGGAAGTTCGAAAATTTGGGCGAA AGTATGAaagaattttcattttgcttgaAGGAGTGCAAGGACCTCTTGCAGTGAGGAAACAATTTATTGAATTTACCATCAAGGAAGCTGCAAG